The region GCCGCCGCTCGCCCGATGGCACCTTGCACGACATCATGATCCACGACGCCGGCAGCCGGGATCGCGAATCGACCGTGATCGCCGAAACCGGCGCCTTGGTGCGAACCGGGGGCGACGCCAAGCTCGTGATGGTCAACGGCAACCGCCAGGAGCGCGAAGCCGGGGATTTTCGCGTGACCTTCCTGTATTTCGATTCCTACGTCCTCAACCTTTCCGATGAACGTGTCGCCGAAAAGTTCCGCTACCGAGACGAGCGTCAGCGCACGACCGTCGATCTCATGAGCCTTCAGGTGGGCGACCGCATGGACCCCGACTTTCCTTACGTTTACGAAAACCGCCACATCATGCGCCTGCGCATGGAACTGCACCTGCGCGTCTTGCGCCCCCTGGCCCATGTGGGCTTTTTGCTGCTGGGTCTGGGCGCGGTGCTGTCGGGGGAATTTAACCGCCGCGGCAACTCAACCCCGGCGGTTTTGGCCGTGACCCTGGTCGTTTTGTTCCAAGCCGGCAGCTTGGCCGCCGCCAGCATGGCCAAGAAGAGCTACGAAGCCCTCTACGCCCTAGATGCCCTGGCCGTGGCCCCCATCGTGCTTGGCCTGTTCTGGCTGGCGGGCGGCTTTGGCTGGCTCAAGGATCGCTGGAGAGGGAGGGCCGGCGCGTGACGGGCTGGGGACTGTTGCTGCGTCTGGCCCGCGAGCACCTGCCCTCACAGGCTCTGTGGATGGCCTTGGGGGTGGCGTGCATGTTGGGCGTGGCCGGGGCCACCGCCGCCATTGCGTGGCTGATGGAGCCGGCCTTCAATCAGGTGTTCGTGGGCGGCAATCGCGATACCTTGGTGTGGCTGGGCCTCGCCTTTCCCGTGGTGTTCGTGACCAAGGGCCTTGCCAATTACGGCCAGCGCACCTTCATGAACCGGGTCGGCCTAGAGATCGTCGCGCGCTATCGCCGCGCCCTTTACGACCACTTGCTCGGCATGGACATCGCCTTCCTCGGGACGCAGCGCACCGCCGATCTGGTGACCCGCTTCACCGTCGATCTGACCATGCTCAAGAACACCATCACCTCGGCCACCATGGCCCTGGGCCGTGACATCGCCACCTTGCTCGGGCTGGTCGGCACCTTGGTGGCCCTGGATCCTACCTTGGCCGCCCTGGCGCTGGCGTTGTTCCCGGTGGCCGGGGTGCCGATTTTCCTGATGGGGCGGGCGGCGCGCAACGCGGTGCGCGGCATGCAGTCGGAGTCGGGCCGGCTCGATGGCGTGGTGATCCAGGCCCTGGGTGGCTTGCGGGTCGTGCGCCTGTTCGGGGGACAGGCGTTTGAGGAAGCCCGGGTCGGTGCCACCTTGGATCTGATCCACCGCCACATGATGCGCACCGAACGCCTCGCCGCCTCCTTGTCCATGGGCCTGGAAATCCTCTCGGGCGTGGTGTTCGCCGGGGTGGTGGTGTACGGCGGACTGCGGGTGTCCGAGGGCAGCTTGTTGCCCGGCACCTTCTTTGCGTTCGTCACCTCGGTGTTCCTGCTCTACCAGCCGATGAAGCGGCTGGGCAAGATCAACGTGGTGACCCAGGAGGGCATCTCGGCTCTGGAGCGCACCTACGCCATCCTCGACGCCCGCCCCACCTTGCAAGATCCCCCCAACGCCCCGGACCTGCGCGTAACCGGGGGCGAGATCGTCTTTGACCGGGTTCGCCTGACCTATCCCGGCGAGGACCACCCGGCCCTTGAGGACCTGAGCGTGCGCCTCGCCCCTGGTCAGACGGCAGCCCTGGTCGGCCCGTCGGGGGCTGGCAAATCCTCGGCCCTGGCCCTGCTGGCCCGCTTTCGCGATCCCGACCAGGGGCAGATCCGCCTCGACGGGCAGGACATCAAAACCGTGTCGCTGCGCTCCTTGTGGGCGTCGCTGGCCGTGGTGACCCAGGACGTGGTGTTGTTCGACGACACGGTGCTGGCCAACATCGCCTATGGCCGTCCCGGCGCCCCGCGCGAGGCCGTGATTGAGGCCGCCGAGGCGGCGGGCGCCCATACGTTCATCAGCGCCCTGCCCCAGGGCTACGACACCGTGATCGGGGAAGAGGGCGCCACCTTGTCGGGCGGCCAGCGCCAACGTCTGATGCTGGCCCGCGCCTTCCTCAAGGACGCCCCGATCCTGATCCTGGACGAAGCCACCAGCGCCCTCGACCCCGAGAGCGAACGCGGCGTGCGTCAGGCCTTCGACCGGGTGCGCACCGGCCGCACCTGTCTGGTGATCGCCCACCGTTTGGCCACCGTGCGCAACGCCGATGTCATCCACGTGCTGGATCAGGGCCGGATCATCGCCTCGGGGCGGCACGACACCTTGCTCACGTCGTGCCCGCTTTATGCCCGGCTGTGCGCCTCCGGTACCTTGGAGGCCTGAAGGATCTGGGGAGGTCCCTCCCTCCCCAGACCAGCGTTTACCCGCGCCGACTCATCATGGCGGTGCCGATGGAGGCCCCGACCACGGCGACAATGCCCAGCCAGTGCGACAGCGGCAGCATTTCGCCCAGAAGCAGCATGCCCATCACCGCGCCCACCGCCGGCTCGCCGCTGGTCAGGATGCCAAAGCTGCGGGCCGGCAGGCGGCGCAGGGCAATCATCTCCAGCGAGTAGGGAATGGCGCTCGACAGCACGGCCACGGCCAGACCACTCATCAAGATGGCGGGCTGGAGCAGGGCCGTTCCCGCTTCCCACACCCCAAACGGCGCCACGGCCAGGGCGGCGACAATCATCCCCAGCATCGGTGCCTGGGCGCCCAGCACAGCGCCGGCCCGCTGGCCGGTGACAATGTAGGCGGCCCAGAACACCCCGGCCGCTAGGGCCAGGGCAACGCCCAGCGGATCCAAGGCCGCGTCGCTGGCCTCCAAGGGCAGCAGCAGCAACAGACCGGCCACCGCCAAGGCGATCCACACAAAGTCGGTCCGCTGGCGGGAATAAAACAGGGCCAGCGCCAAGGGGCCGGTAAACTCGATGGCCAGGGCGATCCCCAGCGGCAGGCGCTGAATGGAGAGATAAAACAGTAGGTTCATCGCGCCCATGACCAAGCCATAGGGCAGCGCGGCGACCACAGTGCGGCGGGTCAGGCGCACCCGCCAGAGTCCCAGAACCAACGATAAAATCACGGCGGCCAGGGCCAGACGCAAGGTCGTGGTTCCAGCGGCACCAATCGCGGGGAACAGCCCCTTGGCAAACGACGCCCCCAGGGTGATCGACACCATGGCCAAAACAGCGGCGCCAAGGGGGGCCAGCGTCGCCACCGAGGACGACGGCAGGGCAAGGCTACGGACAGTCATCTTCAATCCTCAAACGCAGGGATCCGGCAATCCTATCGGTCCCCCACGATAAGAACGGTTGATATTAGCGCCGAAGCGATAAACTTTATCCCTTTCCTCCCTCCCCTTGAGAATTTTGGAGGGGGCTTCGCTTCGGGGCAACCGGGGCTGTCGCCCCGGACCCCACCTGGAGGCTGACGCCTCCAGACCTCCGCTTTCTTTTATTTATTGGCCCCCTTCCCCCTCCCTTTTGAAAAGCACGCTTTTCAAAAGGGAGGGGGAAGGGAGGGCCATGAACAGAAGAAAAAGGGGGTCTGGGGCATCGCCCCAGGCGGGGCCCGGGGCGGCAGCCCCGTGTTCCCCGGTCCGGCCCCTCGCCTAGGACGACAGGCGAGGCATGAGGGGGCGTCGCTCGCAGGCGAGGGCGCGATCAAAGGCGGCCTCTTCCGAGGGGGCGTGCTCGGCCCAGTGGCGGGAGAAAGCGAAGGGGCGGCACAGGCCCAGGGCCTCGGCGGCCAGGAAAAAGCGGTTCATCGTATCCATCCTTCAGGACAAGAACTGGCTCACAACCACGTCCAGGGCACTGGCGCAAAGGGGTGACGTTTGCTCGTCAACGCCCGGGTAAAAGCGCCCTCCTCCGAGGCCGTATGCTCATCCCAGTGACGACCGTAAGTCGCGGGGCGCGAGAGCCCCATGGCCTGGGCAACCAGAAAAAACCGGCTCATCATGACGCGGTCCTCCAGTTGTTTTGTTTTTGTCGTCCGGCCCTTGGCCGGCAGCGAAGAACGACCGGTGTGTTTGCCTTTCCTTCCCGGGATCAGTTTCGACCCGTGTCGTTGTCATAAAGGGGATATAGCGCACAATGTGCGCGGCCGCAAGGGGCGAGGCAAAAATTAAATCCTGGGGCCTCAAGCGCTTAACCGTTGGATGTCATCGGGTTGTCATAATTCTGACGCTGACGCCGAAAAGAATCAGTCCAAACAAGCCTCTGGGCTCCACGCCCAACCAAGGGGCGGGGCAAGGCAGGGGGTTGTGAAATCTGGGGTGAAGAAAGAAGAAGGCTGGGGAGGCGCGGCCTCCCCAGCCCCCTCGCCAAGGGCGTCAGGCGGGGAGCGTCTCGGGCAGGCGGGGAAAGACTGGGCCCAGGAGATCACGCCACACCGCGCTGGCTGGCCCAACCTCGCCGCTGGCCGCTAGATGCCGGGCGCGGACGCAACGCCAGTAGGCGGAAACGGTGGCGCCCTGGAGGCCCTTGCCCAGAAACAAGCGGCGAGACGCGCCGGGCAAGGCAAAGGCACCGGGCAAAGCGTCGCGCGCCCAGGCCATGAACATCTCGAACAGCAAAGGCAGGCCGGCGGGGGTTCGTGTGCTCTGGAAGTAGGCGCCGACCAGGATCTCCAGGGCATAGCCCGAAACCGGCACCCGGTTACGCACCCGCCACGCCTTCAGCAAGCACAACAAGCGCCGAGGGCGCGGGCCCTCCAGGTGATCCAAACGACGCAAGCAGGCGACCTCGGCCCCCGGGTCATGCTCCACCCACTGGGGCAGCCCCTCGGGATCGCGGCCGGGAACCAGCAGGCGTGCCCCCTGGCGGCACACCGGCAGCAAGGCGATGGGCAGGTCCTCCAGGCGCAAGACGATTGCCCGACCGTCCGGGCGCGGCACGGCACGGCCCAGCCCGGTTTCCACCACGGCCCGCGCCAGGCAGGCCAGGGCAGCGGCCGGGGTTTCGCTGTCGGCGTCCGAGACCAGGGGCAAAAACAAGTCGGCGGTCGGCGGCAGGGCCTCGATCTGGATCGCCGTACAGCGTCCCACCGCCCCCCCACCCACGGCTGATCCCCATCGCCCGGCGTGGGGGGACAGCAACCCCCGGGCCTGAAGACAAGCCACCACCCGCTGGCTGGCGCCATAAAGGCGGTTGATCACGAGATCGCTGGGCCGCAGGCCGTTGACCGCAGCCAGAAAGGCGGCGGCCACCGCGTCCGAGGCATCGCCGGGGCCGGCCAACGGATTAATCCAGGAAATCACGCCGTCGTCGGGCATGGCCGCCGTGTCCTCCCAGGGCCAAACTCAGGAAGGGTCATAACACGCCGGGAAGATGAACATTCCGTTGCTTCGGGAGTGACTGGGACAAAGGAAGGCTGGGGAGGCTTGCCTCCCCAGACCCCTCGGTCCCGCTGGCCCTTCGCGTTGAGGGAAGGCCTCAGGATCGGAGGGGTCTGGGGAGGCGAGCCTCCCCAGCCTTCCCTTTTGCCCGCGTTCCCGGCCTGTGCTCCAGAACTTGACCCAAGCCGCCCCCCTCCCCTTCTATGAAGCCCAGACCTTCGCGCCAAGGATCCCGCCGATGGCCCGCACCGAGACCCCCGATGTCGAGATTGACCGCCCCTGTCCCCCCTTCAGCCTGCCCGAACCCCTCACCGGGCGCTTGTGGTCGCAAGACGACGTCCGCGGCCCCCGGGGCCTGCTGGTCGCCTTTTTGTGCAACCACTGCCCCTATGTGAAAGGCATGATCGGGCGCTTTGTCGCCGATGCCCGGCTGTTGCAGGCCGAGGGCGTGGGGGTGGTGGCGATCATGCCCAATGACATTGAGGCTTATCCCGAGGACGCGCCGGATCTGATGAAAGTCTTTGCCCGGGACCACGATTTTTCCTTCCCCTACCTCTATGACGAGACGCAGGCAGTGGCCCGAGCCTTTGGCGCGGTGTGCACCCCCGATTTCTTTGGCTATGACCGGGGACTGCGCCTTAAGTACCGGGGCCGGCTGGACGAGGGCCGCAAGGACCCACCGCCGCCCGACGCCCCGCGCGAGTTGCTTCAGGCCATGCGGACGGTAGCGGCCGATCCCACCCACGTGCCAACCCCCCAGGTGCCCTCCCTGGGATGTTCCCTCAAGTGGCGGGGGGAGGCGTGACCCGCCGAGTGATCGTGGCCCTGTCCGGCGCGTCGGGAGCGATTTACGGGGTTCGGCTCTTGCTGGCCCTGAGCCGAGTCCCTGACGTGGAGCGGCACTTGATCTTGTCGCAGGCGGCCTTGCGTACCCTGGCCGCCGAAACCGATGTCTCGCCCGTTGCCCTCCGCGCCTTGGCTGACGTGGTGCATGACCACCGCGACATTGGGGCATCGCTGGCCAGTGGATCGTTCAAGACCTTGGGGATGATCGTGGCGCCGTGCTCGATCAAGACCTTGTCGGGCATTGTGAACTGCTATAGCGACAACCTCACGGTGCGCGCCGCCGATGTCTGCCTCAAGGAGCGCCGCCGGCTGGTTCTGCTGGTTCGTGAAACGCCCCTTCACCTGGGCCACCTCGACCTCATGACCCGGGCCACTGCCGCCGGCGCCATTGTGATGCCGCCGGTCCCGGCTTTCTACCAGCGCCCGACCACGCTTTTGGAGATGGTGGATCAGACCGTGGGCCGGGCGCTCGACCTGCTCGATATCGACAGCGGTTTGGTTCAGCGGTGGACGGGCACCTCCCCGTGTCCCCCTGCCCCAAGGGAGTAAAAGGCAGGCTGGGGAGGCGCGGCCTCCCCAGACCCCTCATTCTGTTGGGGCTTCAATTGTAATGATTAAAATTGATCTTGTGACCCCAGCGTCGCTGCCGTATACCTCCTAAAGGAGATTGAAACGGAGGGATGCCAGGGTGACACAGGATCTCCAGCCCTCCACCCCCGACGACGCCGGGGTTTATGCGGCGCACCGCAAGATTTATCCCCGCTCCATCACCGGTCCCTTTCGCCGCCTGAAAACCCTGGCAATGGTTGTGTTGTTGGGGATTTTTTGGGGGGGACCGTGGTTGCGCTGGGATCGCGGCCCCGGGGTGCCAGATCAGGCGATCTTTTTGGATCTGCCGGGGCGCCGGGCCTATCTTTTTAATCTTGAGTTGTGGCCTCAGGAGGTTTACTACCTGACGGCTCTTTTGGTGTTCGCCGCCTTGCTGCTGTTTTTCGCCACGGCCCTGGCGGGTCGGGTGTGGTGCGGCTTTGCCTGCTTCCAGACGGTGTTCACCGATTTGTTCGTGATGCTGGAACGGAAGATCGAAGGCGAGCGGCCGGCGCGCATCGCCCTCGACAAGGCGCCGTGGACCTTGAAAAAACTGGGGCGCAAGGGGCTCAAAACCTTTGTGTGGGCGCTGATCTCGGCCGGGGTGGGCGTTGGGTTCACCCTCTATTTCCTGCCCGACCCGGCGGCCGCCTGGATCTCGGTCCTAAGCGGACAGGCCGGGCTGCTCCCCTATACCAGCATTGCCGTGGTCGGCGGCTTTTGCTTCTTGCTGGCCGGCTACGCCCGCGAGCAGGTGTGCATTTACATGTGTCCCTATGGCCGCTTTCAAGGGGCGATGACCGACGAACACTCGCGGGTGGTCACGTATCTGGCGGCCCGGGGGGAACCGCGCGCGCCGTATCGCAAAAACGCCGATTTCAGCCAACGCGGCCACTGCGTGGACTGCGGTTTGTGCGTGCAGGTCTGCCCGACCGGCGTGGATATCCGGGCGGGTCAGCAACTCGCCTGCATTCGGCTGTGCCTTGTGCGTGGATGCCTGTGCCCAGATCATGCGCCGCTACGACCTGCCCGAGGGCCTGATCGCCTACGACTCCCAGGCGCGGATCGCGGCCCGCGCGGCCGGGCGGCCCGAGCCCCGGGGCTGGCGGCGGCCGCGACTCCTGATCTATGCCTTGGTTCTCGGGGCCCTGGCGACGGCGCTCGCCTGGAGCTTGGCGACGCGCGCCCGCTTGGATCTCACGGTATTGCACGAACGCAGCCCGTTGTTCGTGACCCTGGCCGATGGCTCGATCCGCAACGCCTACACCCTCAAGATCCTGAACATGGCCCGCCAGGACGCACGCTTTCGTCTGGAAGTGGACGGCCCGCTGGGAGCGCGGCTCGAAACCCCCGACCACCCCCAGCCGGCCCAGGGACCTCTTGAGATCGCGGTGGGCCCGGCACGGGTCGGCCAGTTTCGTGTGTTCGTCTCCCTACCCCGGGGCACGGGGGACACGGAGGTGACCTTGATCTTGACCGACACCGCGACCGGCCAACGCCTGGAAGCGCCTAGTTTGTTTGCGCGCCCGTGATGGGAGGTTCTGATGAGCGCATCTTCTTCCTCGGTCTCCCCCCTGGCCCGGGGGCGCTGGATTCCTTGGGTCCTGGGGGGCGGCTTCGCGGTGGTGTTGGCGGTCAACGCCACCTTGCTCTTCCTGGCCAACGCCACCTTCGGCGGCTTCAGCACGACCTCGGCCTACACCGAGGGCCTGACCTATAACCGCGAAATCGCCCGCGCCGAGGCCCAGGAGCGCCTGGGGTGGACACCACAGGTGCGCGTCGTTCCGGGCCAGCCGACAAACGGCGGTTGGCCGGTCCACGTCACGGCAGAGGTTGATGACCCGCACGGCACGCCCATCACCGGCTTACAGGCGACGGCGGATCTGCGCCGCCCGGCCGACGCCCGCTTAGACCGCGCCTTGCTGCTGGCCGAGACCACGCCGGGACGCTGGCAAGGCACGGTCAACCTGCCGGCGCCGGGACTGTGGGAGATCCGCTTCGCGGCGGGACGCGACGACGGCAGCGTGGCCCGCCTGCGCCAGCGGGTCGTGGTGCCGGCCCCGTGACCTTGGGCCATCGGGTGAGGAGGGGGCTGACCAGAAACGACAAAAAAGGAAGGCTGGGGAGGCGGGCCTCCCCAGACCCCTCCATTCCTGGGGCATCCCTCACCGTGAAGGGCGACCATGAACGAGGGGTCTGGGGAGGCCCGCCTCCCCAGCCTTCCCTTTTTCTTACACCTGATGTCCTACCGTGACCCCAAGGGGGCCTTGAGCAAGCCCCTCGGATAGCGCTATTGACGGCAGTCCCCTGCACCCTGGGAGCAACGCTCTTGCGCGCCTGTCTTCATTGCGGTCAGCCGGTCCCCCCGGGGTCGGCGGGCGGCCCCGACTACTGCTGTGCCGGCTGCCAAGCCGCGCGTGCCCTGATTGAGGGGAGCGGCCTTGGGGGGTATTACGAGCGCCGCTGCCTGGACCCCACGGCGCGCCCCCTCACCCCCGATCCCCTGGAGATCCCGGGCTTTGAGGGTCACCTGCGCCTGGAGCCCCGCCCTGATGGCACCGCCGAGGCGTCGCTGGCCCTGATGATCGAGGGCCTCCAGTGCGCCGCCTGCGTCTGGTTGATCGAGCATCTCCTAGCGCGCCAGCCCGAGGTGCTGTGGGCCCGGCTTAACATGACGACGCGCCGCCTGACCTTGCGCTTCATCCCCACCCCCAGTGATCCCCTGACCGCGACCGCCGCCTTGGAGGCCGGCGCCGACCTGGGGGTGGGACGGATTTTAGAGCCGGTGTGGCGCATCGGCTATCGCCTGATCCCTTTTGACCCCGAACGCCTCGACCGGGCCGAGATCACCCAGTCGCGGCGCCTGATGCGAGCCCTGGCCGTGGCCGGGTTTGCGGCGGGCAACATCATGATGCTTTCGGCCGGGGTGTGGTCGGGGGCCGGCATGGGGCCGCTGACCCGCGACCTGATGCACTGGCTCTCGGCCCTGATCGCGGTGCCGGCGGTGCTATATGCCGTGGGACCCTTTGCCCGACCCGCCCTCCAGGCCTTGCGGGCTGGCCACGTGACCATGGACGTGCCCATCACCCTGGCCGTGGTGCTGGCCACGGCGGTCAGTCTGGCCGAAACGGCCCAGGGCGGCGAACACGCCTACTTTGATGCCGCCACCATGCTGTTGTTCTTCTTGCTGGTGGGACGGGTGCTGGAAAACCGGGCGCGCAGCCGGGCGCGGCGCATGGCGGGGCAGTGGCTGGGCCTGGAGGCGGCGGCCCTGACCGTGCTGGATGCCGAGGGTCGTCCGGTGCAGCGCCCACCGGGGAAGGTCCGGCGCGGCGATATCGTGCTGGTGGCCACGGGCGAGCGCATCGGGGTGGATGGCACGGTGCTGGAGGGCCTGTCCTCGATTGATGCCAGCATGCTGACCGGCGAAAGCCTGCCCCAGCCGGTGGGACCAGGAAGCCCGGTGTTCGCCGGCACCGTTAACCGCGAGGGCCCCTTGCGCCTGCGGACCGAGGCCTTGGGGCCCGACACGGTGCTGGCCGATATCGTTCGCCTGATGGAAACCGCGACCCAGGGCAAGGCGCGTTATGTGGCGCTGGCCGACCGGGTGGCCCGCCTGTATGGCCCGGGGGTGCACCTGCTGGCGCTGGCCACCTTTTTTGGCTGGTGGCAAGGAGCGGGGGCGGCGCTCTCCGAGGCGGTGATGATCGCCACCGCGGTTTTGATTGTCACCTGCCCCTGCGCCCTGGCCCTGGCGGCGCCCGCCGTGGGGGTGGTGGCCTGTGGCCGCCTGCTGCGCCGGGGCATCTTGGTGAAATCCCCGACCGCGCTAGAGCGTCTGGCGCGCATTGACCATGTGGTGTTCGACAAGACGGGCACCTTGACCACCGGCACCCCAGACCTGCATCCGGCGACCCCCTCCTTGCCCCTGGGCTGGGACGCGGCCGACCTGCTGGCGGCGGCGGCGGTGGCCGCCAACAGCCGCCATCCCCTGGCCCGCGCCCTGGTGCGCGCCGCGGGTCCGGTGGCCCCCCTGGCCGGGGTGCGCGAGCATCCGGGGGAGGGGCTGTCCTGGGCCGGGCCGCTGGGCCAAACCCACCTGGGGGCCCGGGCCTTTTGCCTGGAGGCCGGGGACAGCGTGGTGTTGCCGGCCCAGGATCTTCTCGATCCCGAGGAGGCCGGACCGCCTGGACCCGAACTGTGGTTCGCCCGACCGGGCCGCCCCTTGGTGCGCTTTGTGTTCGAGGACCGGCCGCGCGCCGATGCCCGCGAAACCATCCGTGCCTTGCGCCGCCAGGGTATGGGCGTTGAGGTGCTCTCGGGCGATCGCCCGGCGGTGGTGGCCACCATCGCCCAGCAAGTGGGCTTGGGGGTGTGGTGGGCGGGGCGCTCGCCGGCCGACAAGGCGGCCCGGCTGGCCGATCTGGCCGCCGATGGACACCGGGTGCTGATGGTGGGCGATGGGCTTAACGATGCGCCGGCCCTGGCGGGGGCCTCGGTGTCGATGTCGCCGACCACGGCCCTTGATCTGGCCCGCACCGTGGCCGACATCGTTTTCCAGGGCGAACGGTTGATCTCGGTGATGGAGGCGTGGCAGGTGGCACGCCAGAGCGAAGCGGTGATCCGACAGAACCTCGCGTTCTCTCTGGTTTATAACCTCGCCCTGGTCCCGCTTGCGATGCTAGGCGAGGTCACGCCGTTGATCGCGGCCGCGTTGATGAGTGGGTCGAGTCTTGTCGTCACCCTCAACGCCCTGCGGGTGGGGCGACGCTTGGCATGAGCCGGGGAGGCCCCGCATGGATGTCTTGCTGTTTTTGATTCCCTTGGCCCTGGGCATGGGCGCCCTGGGACTTTTGGCCTTTTTGTGGGCCCTGGGCAACGGTCAGTTCGACGATCTGGACGGGGCCGCCGAGCGCATCTTGTTCGACGATCCGCCGCCGCCGCCCAAACCCCCTTGCACCCCGGACCCGGGCGCGCCAAATTGACCTGGATCAACCGGATCATGATCCCCCTCTCTCCCCCCCCAGACCCAGGAGGAGCGGCCATGGCGTCAGCGCCTCCCCCCGCCGGCCCGCCGGACAACGCCCCCTTTGATCCCTGCCAGCCCTGCGGCCTGGGAGGCTTGGCCCTATGTCGCGACCTGCCCGAGCGCGAACGCCTTGCCTTGATCGCCCTGCAAACCACCGTGCGCCTGGATGCCCATGAAACCTTGTTCACCGAAGGCGACCGGGCCCTTTACCTGTACACCCCGGTGGCCGGCGCCATAAAACTCTACAAAATGATGCAAGACGGCCGGCGTCAGATTACGGGCTTTTTCTTTCGCGGCGACCTGTTCGGCTTTGCGGCGGGGAGCGTACACGGCGCAACGGCGGAAGCGGTGACGCCGGTGGAGTTGTGCCGGTTTCCCTTGGCCCGCCTGGAAGCCCTGTTGCCGCAGGCGCCCACCTTGGAGCGCCTCGTGTTGCGCCGGGCGCTTGCGCGTCTGGCGCGCTATGAGGACCAAGTCCTGTTGCTGGGACGCAAGAGCGCCCCGGAAAAGCTGGCGTCGTTTTTGGTGAGCCTTGCGGAGCGGGCCCAGGAGCGCGGGGAACCGGCAAGCCCGGTGCTGGTCCCCATGGGCCGGGCCGACGTGGCCGACTACCTGGGCCTGACCATCGAAACCGTCAGCCGGACCTTGACCCGGTTTCGCCAGGACGGCCTGATTGGGCTGCCCCGCTCGGGCACGGTGGTGGTGCTTGACGCGGCCCGCCTGCGGCGCTTGGCCGAGGGTGCCGAGATCCCACGATGACCGGTTGCCGGATGGATTTTTATCACCTGCGAACCTTGCCGCTGGAAGAAGCGCTGCCACGTCTTCTTCTGAAGGCAACACAAGGGGGACGCCGGGCGGTGGTGCGGGCCGGATCGCTGGAGCGCGTGGAAGCCCTGGATGGCCTGCTGTGGACGTTTGACCCGGCGTCGTGGCTGCCCCATGGTGCAGCACGCGATGGTCAGGCCGCGCGCCAGCCGATTTGGCTCACCTGCGATGAGGACGTCCCCAACGGTGCTTGTTTTTTGTTTTTGCTCGACGGAGTGTGGCCCCGCACCTTTGAGGGCTTTGAGCGCTCTTTGGTGTTGTTTGATGGCCGGGATGACGACGCCGTGGCCCGGGCCCGCAGCCAATGGCGTGAGGCCCGCGACCTGGGGCTGGCCTTGCACTATTGGCAACAGACCCCAACGGGAGGCTGGGAAGAGAAGGCTCATTCCCCAGGAAAACAGGCGAGTCCCCCCAAAGACTTCACCCCGGAGGGGTCTTGACCGATTCTTGTGCACGAACAGCGCGTAAACTCCGGTTAAACACGCCGGGACCATTCAAAGCCTGACCGAGAAGTCATCGGGACGATTGTCTCTTTTGCCCACCTCCGTTTATCCTTAGGTCGAGCACGGCACGAGGCAGCAAACGGAGCAGCCCTGGGCAGGGGCTGGACCGGGCAGAAGGCATTGAGGCCAACGCGGGGGACAAAGCGGTGTCTAAATACGAAGTCCAGATCTACAAAGACAAACGCTGGATCACCGAGGAAATCTACGACGATGAATCCGGCGCGACCACCGCCGCCCGCCGCCATGCCAAGAGCGGACAGGTTGACGGCGCTCGCGTTGTGAATGATCGTGTGGGTCCCGATGGCCTGCATCGTGAAAAGGTTGTGTTTGAGGAAATGGTTCGCGAAGTCTCGCAGCAGCC is a window of Pararhodospirillum photometricum DSM 122 DNA encoding:
- a CDS encoding FixH family protein; the encoded protein is MSASSSSVSPLARGRWIPWVLGGGFAVVLAVNATLLFLANATFGGFSTTSAYTEGLTYNREIARAEAQERLGWTPQVRVVPGQPTNGGWPVHVTAEVDDPHGTPITGLQATADLRRPADARLDRALLLAETTPGRWQGTVNLPAPGLWEIRFAAGRDDGSVARLRQRVVVPAP
- a CDS encoding UbiX family flavin prenyltransferase, whose amino-acid sequence is MFPQVAGGGVTRRVIVALSGASGAIYGVRLLLALSRVPDVERHLILSQAALRTLAAETDVSPVALRALADVVHDHRDIGASLASGSFKTLGMIVAPCSIKTLSGIVNCYSDNLTVRAADVCLKERRRLVLLVRETPLHLGHLDLMTRATAAGAIVMPPVPAFYQRPTTLLEMVDQTVGRALDLLDIDSGLVQRWTGTSPCPPAPRE
- a CDS encoding EamA family transporter; translation: MTVRSLALPSSSVATLAPLGAAVLAMVSITLGASFAKGLFPAIGAAGTTTLRLALAAVILSLVLGLWRVRLTRRTVVAALPYGLVMGAMNLLFYLSIQRLPLGIALAIEFTGPLALALFYSRQRTDFVWIALAVAGLLLLLPLEASDAALDPLGVALALAAGVFWAAYIVTGQRAGAVLGAQAPMLGMIVAALAVAPFGVWEAGTALLQPAILMSGLAVAVLSSAIPYSLEMIALRRLPARSFGILTSGEPAVGAVMGMLLLGEMLPLSHWLGIVAVVGASIGTAMMSRRG
- a CDS encoding thioredoxin family protein, encoding MARTETPDVEIDRPCPPFSLPEPLTGRLWSQDDVRGPRGLLVAFLCNHCPYVKGMIGRFVADARLLQAEGVGVVAIMPNDIEAYPEDAPDLMKVFARDHDFSFPYLYDETQAVARAFGAVCTPDFFGYDRGLRLKYRGRLDEGRKDPPPPDAPRELLQAMRTVAADPTHVPTPQVPSLGCSLKWRGEA
- a CDS encoding LptF/LptG family permease; translation: MSTLDRYILRSLVSGLAVGSVGLVALIWLINSLKFLDWFVNKGLSLGTFLQVTLLLMPGFLTVFLPLGLFGIALFVYSKLSDDRELIVMRAAGMSPWRLARPALLLCAVMTVFGYVLTFAVVPELERRFDDIKVQVRDDISGLVLREGQFNQIDKTLVVYVGRRSPDGTLHDIMIHDAGSRDRESTVIAETGALVRTGGDAKLVMVNGNRQEREAGDFRVTFLYFDSYVLNLSDERVAEKFRYRDERQRTTVDLMSLQVGDRMDPDFPYVYENRHIMRLRMELHLRVLRPLAHVGFLLLGLGAVLSGEFNRRGNSTPAVLAVTLVVLFQAGSLAAASMAKKSYEALYALDALAVAPIVLGLFWLAGGFGWLKDRWRGRAGA
- a CDS encoding ABC transporter ATP-binding protein, with protein sequence MTGWGLLLRLAREHLPSQALWMALGVACMLGVAGATAAIAWLMEPAFNQVFVGGNRDTLVWLGLAFPVVFVTKGLANYGQRTFMNRVGLEIVARYRRALYDHLLGMDIAFLGTQRTADLVTRFTVDLTMLKNTITSATMALGRDIATLLGLVGTLVALDPTLAALALALFPVAGVPIFLMGRAARNAVRGMQSESGRLDGVVIQALGGLRVVRLFGGQAFEEARVGATLDLIHRHMMRTERLAASLSMGLEILSGVVFAGVVVYGGLRVSEGSLLPGTFFAFVTSVFLLYQPMKRLGKINVVTQEGISALERTYAILDARPTLQDPPNAPDLRVTGGEIVFDRVRLTYPGEDHPALEDLSVRLAPGQTAALVGPSGAGKSSALALLARFRDPDQGQIRLDGQDIKTVSLRSLWASLAVVTQDVVLFDDTVLANIAYGRPGAPREAVIEAAEAAGAHTFISALPQGYDTVIGEEGATLSGGQRQRLMLARAFLKDAPILILDEATSALDPESERGVRQAFDRVRTGRTCLVIAHRLATVRNADVIHVLDQGRIIASGRHDTLLTSCPLYARLCASGTLEA
- a CDS encoding FixG Ig-like domain-containing protein yields the protein MRRYDLPEGLIAYDSQARIAARAAGRPEPRGWRRPRLLIYALVLGALATALAWSLATRARLDLTVLHERSPLFVTLADGSIRNAYTLKILNMARQDARFRLEVDGPLGARLETPDHPQPAQGPLEIAVGPARVGQFRVFVSLPRGTGDTEVTLILTDTATGQRLEAPSLFARP